AGATGGAGTAGGAAAGGAAATAGACTTCAGTTATCACTAAAGAAATAAGTATTTAATGACTTTTACATCCTGTATCTTTGATTCCCTCATTTATCCATAATATTGCTTGATTAAGTAAGTCTTCTATTTCTGCATCATCTCCATCATTAATTAATTGTGAAATTGCCGAAATAATTAATTCTGCGCTTCTTCGTTGTTTATTTCCCCTGAATTTATGCCAGTTGTGGTTATTAAGACTGATTTCATTATGGAGCTCTTTTGTAAGTATATGAACTTTTTCAGGCCATATGTATTTATTTTTTTTTAGCATGATTTGATACTTATTTGTGATTTTTTTGAAGAAATCCTTTCAATAAAATTAAGCTGGCTTGTTCGCTTTCCATACTTTAGTCATGAAATGAGATTCAGAAGTTATTGCGGAAAAACCACATTCTTCTAATCTTAAATTTATGTTATCAACTATGTAATCTCTGTAATAAGGTTCGTGAAAAATTTTGTGAAAGTTTTCCATTATTGTAATGAATTTTGGAGAATCTTCTATCTGAATGGAGTCGGCAAGAACAAGAGTTCCTCCAGGTTCTAGCAACCTAAAACACTCGTTCAAAACATTCTGGCGCGCATCTCTAGGAAGTTCGTGAAATAGAAAAACACAGGTTAAAGCCTGAAAACTCTCCGATGCATATGGCATTTTCTCTGCATTTCCTTTAGTTAGTTGAACAAGATCACCATTTCTGGAACTGAGGTATTTACTTGCTTGCTTTAGGTATGAACTTGATAAATCAAGACCATAAAGTTCAACTTGAGGTAATGCACTTTGTATTTGCTGGAGTGTTCTTCCAGTTCCTGTAGCGATATCTAAAATTTTTACTTTCTTTGACTCTTCAGATAAATATTTTTTAAGACCTCTTTTCAATGGAGATAAAACCCTTCTTCTCATGGAATCGGCTGTCCCATTGAAAAGAATCTCAACTTGTATGTCATAAATTTCAGCGGAATGTTTACTTAGATACCCGTCTGTTTGATGATGAAAATTTTGCAAATAGTAAGCAGGGTAATCTTTCTCATTTATATTTCTAGGGATTTCTCTGGTTTTATTTTTTTTTCGCCTCTGCCAAGTTTGGGGCATATCTAGCCAAACCAAGGGATATTTCTTAGCCCATTCCAACCATGGAGCTTCGAATAGTTGTGATTTAGGGTAAATTCCTTCCTCTGCTTCTTTCCAATCAATGGTTTCTAGATTTTTCATTGATCTTCTAACTTCTTTTATTAAGTCTTGATTTATTGGAAATTTGCCTGGAGCTGCTTCAGGTGCAAACACTTCCATCAACTTTGAACTCAACTCTTTATGAGCTAACCCAGCAAGTGTTTTTCCTTGTTGAAGAGTACGATATGCAATTTTTTCAAGGCTTGGCGCTGCCATGAACCATTATTTAATTTATGTATTATCTAACAGATTTGATTGATTAGTGACGAGTTAACTAAAAAAAAATTAAGGTCTATGCATATTTGTACATAGACCTTAATTTTGTATTCTAAAAATTAATAAAGAAATTTAAATTTTAGGCGTCATAGTACATAGTGAATTCATGTGGATGAGGCCTTTGTCTTAGCTGTTGAACTTCTTCGTATTTCAGCTCTATCCAGTTATTAATAAAGTCTTCAGTAAATACACCTCCTTCCGTTAAATATTTGTTGTCACTTTTTAATGCCTCCAATGCATCATTCAATGAGGAGGGAACAGTGTCTATTTTTGATAATTCCTCAGAAGGAAGCTCGAAGAGGTCAACATCAACACCATCTCCAGGATCAATTTGATTGTTGATTCCATCAATACCAGCCATCATCATTGCTGAAAAAGCAATATAAGGGTTAGCCAATGCATCACCAGAACGGAATTCAAGTCTCTTTGCTTTAGGACTTGGTCCTGTTAATGGAATCCTTACCGCCGCTGATCTATTACCTTGTGAATAAACTAAATTGACGGGTGCTTCGAAACCTGGGACTAATCTTTTGTAGCTGTTAGTCGTTGGATTTGTAAATGCTAGGAAAGAAGGAGCATGCTTGAGAATTCCACCTATGTACCATTTAGCTGTTTGAGATAGATTTGCATATGTGCCTTCTCCATAAAATAAGGGCTCACCACTTTTCCACAAACTTTGGTGAACATGCATTCCTGTCCCATTGTCATTAAAGACTGGCTTAGGCATAAAAGTCGCAGTTTTTCCATATTTCTTGGCTACATTTCTAACAATGTATTTGTAAATCATCACATTATCAGCTGCGTTAATTAGGGGGGCAAATTTCATCCCTAATTCATGTTGGCCAGCTCCAGCTACCTCATGGTGATGTTTCTCAATTGGTATTCCCAATTCACCCATAAGTAGAAGCATCTCAGACCTCATGTCTTGAGCGGTGTCATTAGGAGAGACTGGAAAATATCCTTCTTTTAGTTGAATTTTGTATCCAAGGTTTCCTCCTTCTTCAACTCTCCCTGTATTCCAAGGAGCCTCGATGGTATCAACGCTGTAAAAACTTCCACCTTCGCCTGAGTTATATCTGACATCATCAAAAATAAAGAATTCAGGTTCAGGCCCGAAGAATGCAGAATCTGCAACACTTGTGCTGCCTAAATAATCCAATGCTTTTTGTGCCAATGCTCTTGGACACCTGGCATATGGCTCTCCGCTTCTTGGCTCCTGAATTGAACAAATCAAGCTAAGAGTCTTGTGATGGTAAAAGGGGTCTATCCAACTTGTTGATGGATCTGGGACCATCGCCATGTCGGATTCGTTTATTGCTTTCCAACCGCGGATGGAAGAGCCATCAAAGGCAAGTCCTTCTGTGAAAGAGCTTTCTTCAATGAGATCTGAAGCTACAGTTAAGTGTTGCCATTTACCATGTAGGTCAGTGAATTTTAGATCTATTAGCTCAATGCCCTCATCCTTAATTTGACGAAGAACATCTTGAGAGGTCTTGCTCATGATGAATTTGATTTGCAACTTAGATACTCATTATGAACGTAATAAGTGTTTGCATCTCTTTATGTATCGACACGCACTTTTTTTAGACTTTTAACAGAAAAATATGAATATTTGCTGTCTTATTGGAGAAATCTAGCTAATTCCTATTGCAATCCCTAAAAAAAACTCCCCGACTTTGCCTATTGCCTTTTAGGCTCGGTAGATATACAAAACGATCTGTTTTCTTGGCCACTCAAATTCTTCCTTCTGTTGATAATCAACATCGTAAAGATTTTGGTCCAACTGTTTCTCCTGAAAGGTTATTGCTTGGGCCAGGCCCATCAAACGCAGATCCTGCTGTGTTGAAAGCTCTCTCTCAGCCCCCCATTGGTCACTTGGATCCTTTTTATGTGGACTTGATGAGTGAGGTCCAAGAGTTACTCAGATATGCATGGCAAACTAGCAATCGATTAACGCTTCCAATGAGTGGTACCGGAAGTGCTGCAATGGAGGCAACGTTGGCAAATGTTGTTGAACCAGGAGATACGGTTTTAGTTGCAATAAAAGGATATTTTGGACATCGACTTGCCGATATGGCAGGAAGATATAAAGCAAATGTTGAAACTATTCAGAAAGATTGGGGGAATGCATTCTCTCTCGAAGAAATAGAAGATGGGCTGAAGGAACATAACCCAGCTGTATTAGCAATTGTTCATGCAGAAACCTCAACAGGTGTTTGTCAACCTATGGATGGAATTGGTGATTTGTGCAGAAAATATAATTGTTTACTTCTTGTAGACACAGTGACATCTTTGGGAGGCGTTCCTCTTTATTTGGATGAGTGGAAAATTGATCTAGCTTACAGTTGCAGTCAAAAAGGATTAAGTTGTCCTCCCGGATTAGGTCCTTTCTCAATGAATGAGAGAGCTGAAAATAAAATGTCTAATAGAAAAGATAAGGTTCCAAACTGGTATCTAGACGTTTCTTTATTAAATAAATATTGGGGTAGTGATCGCGTATATCATCATACCGCCCCTGTAAATATGAATTTTGGCATTAGAGAAGCGCTTAGATTGTTAGCAGAAGAAGGATTAGAAGTCTCATGGGATAGACATAGAAAAAATGCGGAATCACTTTGGAATTCTTTGGAAAATATTGGTTTAGAATTACACGTTAAAGAAGAATTACGCTTGCCAACTCTAACGACAGTAAAAATACCAGAGGGCATTGATGGTAAGTCATTTACTAAGCATCTACTAAATAATTTTGGAGTTGAGATTGGAGGTGGCCTTGGTGATTTGGCGGGTAAAGTTTGGAGAATTGGTTTGATGGGTTATAACTCAACCCCTACTAATGTAGATAAGATAATAAATATTTTTGAAACTGAATTACCTAAGTTTAGATAATAAACTTTTTCTTGATAAAAGTCTTTTGTCTTTGAACCAATCTACGATTAGTTTTCTAGATTCTTCTTCCATTATTCCTTTTTCAATGAGAAGATTATGATGAGCACTTTTATGTTCTGCGAGATTAATTGTTCCACCTAGTGCGCCTCTTTTTGGGTCTTTCGATCCATAGATAATTCTCCCCATCCTTGCTTGTATTAAAGCGCCTGCACACATTGGACATGGCTCCAGATTTACAATCAATGTACAGTCATTAAATCTCCAATCATTATTTATCCAAGAAGCTTGTCTTAGCGCTACTAACTCAGCATGACCTAAAGGATCTTTCATTCCTTCCCTTCTATTTCCTCCATAGCCAATACATCTGCCTCTTTTGTCGAGAATAACTGCAGCGATGGGGACTTCCCCTCTCTCGCCTACAAGTTTTGCTTTGGATAACAATCTTGTCATCCATTTTATTTTTTCTTCCTGACTAAGTGAGATTGGTTTTGACAATTTTTTAGATGTTTGGAGAATTATCAAATAAAATGTTTACCTAGAGATTAATCATTTTTTTTTTGGTTTGAACTGGATCATCAAATACTACAAATAGAGACTTATTTTCATTGGAACCTTTTGCATCACCTCACAATTTAGATAGAGAACTGCATTCTTTACTTGCTGAAGCCTCAAGTAATCTTTGTGATTGGTTTGCTGAATCAGGCAGTCAAGGTCCAATGCCTGATTCATTTGATTTGCCTAAGGCCTTTCCTGATGAAAAAGGTGTATCCAATAAGGTTTTATTGAATGATCTTCAATTATTAATGAATGGCTCTTACCGACCATCTCATCCAAGGGCTCTTGCTCATTTAGATCCTCCTCCTCTGTCAGCATCAATAGTAGGAGAGCTTATTTGTGCAGGTTTAAATAATAATCTTTTGGCTGAAGAATTATCACCTAGCTTGACATGCCTAGAAAGAAACCTTTGTAAATGGTTTTGTCAGAAATTAGGTCTTGGTGATTTGTCTGGAGGGGTGGCTGCTAGCGGGGGAAGTTTAAGTAATTTAATGGCTTTAGTAATTGCAAGAAATATTTCTGGTCTAGAAAATGATCCAAGTGCAGTATTTTTTGCAAGTGATGATTGTCATGTCTCATTTTTAAAATCTCTAAAGATTATGGGACTTAAACAAGAATCTTTGCAAAAAGTTCCTACTGATGAAAAAGGTAAATTAGATATTTCTTATCTGTCCTCAAATTTAAAAAAAATAAAATCTCAAGGGAAGAAATGTTTTGCTGTAGTAGCTACTGCCGGAACTACTGTAAGAGGAGCTATTGATCCACTCTCTGAAATCTCTCAATTATGCAAAAAAGAGAAAATATGGCTTCATGTTGATGGCGCAATTGGTGGAATTTATGGTTTGTCAACAATAACTTCAGAAATTGTTCAAGGCTTAGATTCAGCAGACTCCATAACTGTTAATCCACAGAAATTATTGGGTATTGCAAAAACATCCTCTTTATTACTGGTAGCTAATAAAAACCATCTTTCTTCTACCTTCTCAACTGGACTACCTTATGCCGAACCAATTGCAGGCAATGACTTTCATGGAGGAGAACTTGGAATTCAAGGTACTAGATCCGCTGAGTCATTAAAGTTGTGGATTGGTTTAAGGCAATTAGGTGAAGAAGGTATTGAAAAAATACTTTTGGAGTCTATCAAAAGAAGATGTTATTTAGAATCAATAATTGATTCATCAAAATTTAAAATAATATCAGGACCCCTTCATCTTCTAGCTTTAACACCCATCAATTATACTTATTCTCAAGCCTCCGATTGGTCTATAAAAACGAGAAACTCTTTATTAGTCAATAATTTTATGCTTTCAAGACCAATTTATGGAGATAGATATTATTTAAAGGCAGTTATGGGAAACCCTAATACTAAATT
This is a stretch of genomic DNA from Prochlorococcus marinus str. MIT 0912. It encodes these proteins:
- a CDS encoding DUF6439 family protein; this translates as MLKKNKYIWPEKVHILTKELHNEISLNNHNWHKFRGNKQRRSAELIISAISQLINDGDDAEIEDLLNQAILWINEGIKDTGCKSH
- a CDS encoding nucleoside deaminase, whose amino-acid sequence is MSKPISLSQEEKIKWMTRLLSKAKLVGERGEVPIAAVILDKRGRCIGYGGNRREGMKDPLGHAELVALRQASWINNDWRFNDCTLIVNLEPCPMCAGALIQARMGRIIYGSKDPKRGALGGTINLAEHKSAHHNLLIEKGIMEEESRKLIVDWFKDKRLLSRKSLLSKLR
- a CDS encoding pyridoxal-phosphate-dependent aminotransferase family protein; the encoded protein is MATQILPSVDNQHRKDFGPTVSPERLLLGPGPSNADPAVLKALSQPPIGHLDPFYVDLMSEVQELLRYAWQTSNRLTLPMSGTGSAAMEATLANVVEPGDTVLVAIKGYFGHRLADMAGRYKANVETIQKDWGNAFSLEEIEDGLKEHNPAVLAIVHAETSTGVCQPMDGIGDLCRKYNCLLLVDTVTSLGGVPLYLDEWKIDLAYSCSQKGLSCPPGLGPFSMNERAENKMSNRKDKVPNWYLDVSLLNKYWGSDRVYHHTAPVNMNFGIREALRLLAEEGLEVSWDRHRKNAESLWNSLENIGLELHVKEELRLPTLTTVKIPEGIDGKSFTKHLLNNFGVEIGGGLGDLAGKVWRIGLMGYNSTPTNVDKIINIFETELPKFR
- a CDS encoding class I SAM-dependent methyltransferase, whose translation is MAAPSLEKIAYRTLQQGKTLAGLAHKELSSKLMEVFAPEAAPGKFPINQDLIKEVRRSMKNLETIDWKEAEEGIYPKSQLFEAPWLEWAKKYPLVWLDMPQTWQRRKKNKTREIPRNINEKDYPAYYLQNFHHQTDGYLSKHSAEIYDIQVEILFNGTADSMRRRVLSPLKRGLKKYLSEESKKVKILDIATGTGRTLQQIQSALPQVELYGLDLSSSYLKQASKYLSSRNGDLVQLTKGNAEKMPYASESFQALTCVFLFHELPRDARQNVLNECFRLLEPGGTLVLADSIQIEDSPKFITIMENFHKIFHEPYYRDYIVDNINLRLEECGFSAITSESHFMTKVWKANKPA
- a CDS encoding pyridoxal phosphate-dependent decarboxylase family protein, with translation MEPFASPHNLDRELHSLLAEASSNLCDWFAESGSQGPMPDSFDLPKAFPDEKGVSNKVLLNDLQLLMNGSYRPSHPRALAHLDPPPLSASIVGELICAGLNNNLLAEELSPSLTCLERNLCKWFCQKLGLGDLSGGVAASGGSLSNLMALVIARNISGLENDPSAVFFASDDCHVSFLKSLKIMGLKQESLQKVPTDEKGKLDISYLSSNLKKIKSQGKKCFAVVATAGTTVRGAIDPLSEISQLCKKEKIWLHVDGAIGGIYGLSTITSEIVQGLDSADSITVNPQKLLGIAKTSSLLLVANKNHLSSTFSTGLPYAEPIAGNDFHGGELGIQGTRSAESLKLWIGLRQLGEEGIEKILLESIKRRCYLESIIDSSKFKIISGPLHLLALTPINYTYSQASDWSIKTRNSLLVNNFMLSRPIYGDRYYLKAVMGNPNTKFEDLKILANLINHSII
- the glnA gene encoding type I glutamate--ammonia ligase, translating into MSKTSQDVLRQIKDEGIELIDLKFTDLHGKWQHLTVASDLIEESSFTEGLAFDGSSIRGWKAINESDMAMVPDPSTSWIDPFYHHKTLSLICSIQEPRSGEPYARCPRALAQKALDYLGSTSVADSAFFGPEPEFFIFDDVRYNSGEGGSFYSVDTIEAPWNTGRVEEGGNLGYKIQLKEGYFPVSPNDTAQDMRSEMLLLMGELGIPIEKHHHEVAGAGQHELGMKFAPLINAADNVMIYKYIVRNVAKKYGKTATFMPKPVFNDNGTGMHVHQSLWKSGEPLFYGEGTYANLSQTAKWYIGGILKHAPSFLAFTNPTTNSYKRLVPGFEAPVNLVYSQGNRSAAVRIPLTGPSPKAKRLEFRSGDALANPYIAFSAMMMAGIDGINNQIDPGDGVDVDLFELPSEELSKIDTVPSSLNDALEALKSDNKYLTEGGVFTEDFINNWIELKYEEVQQLRQRPHPHEFTMYYDA